The following DNA comes from Pseudomonadota bacterium.
ATCCCCGCAAAATTGGCATGCTGCGTTTTTTGCTGGAGGGATATGATGGTTTGACCACCCTGACTACCCTTAATGCTTCCCAGGGTCTGGTATGCTGTCTGGTGCCGAACGGGCAATATGTAACGCTGTACCGGTTGCTTGAAAGCTTCAATACCGAAGGGCGAATATACTCTTTTATCAGATTGGGCTGTTGTTCTGATTTGCAATTTTTGACTAAAGCTTCAAAGTTTTGTGCCGGTGATAAATTAATACCTTTATCGAGCGGTTAGCTTTTAGCAGTTAGCTATTAGTTTAATGATTACAGTGGTTTTACTATATACCTGCTGTTCCCTGTTGGCTACTGTGTATTGTGTAAATATTCGACTTTGTCTATAGATTGACAAATTTTTATTATTTCTCACAGAGACACGGAGTCACAGAGGGCAAGTGACTGGGTTTCTCCGTGACTTTGTGTCTCTGTGAGAGTATTTTTATCTTTTCTGAAAACGTAGTCGAATGTTTACTGTATTGTTAACGTAAAACCTTAATCGTACTCAGCTAAATGCTAAGAGCTACTGCTAATTGCTTAACTCAGGTGATAATTTGACCTGAGGATGGAGACATCGTGTATGGAAATAATTTCAAAAAGCTTTGACCAGTTCGCCGCCCTGATTTTAGAAGGGGTCCTTGATGCGGGTCAGGTGAGCGTGGTGTTGCTGGCGGCGGAGGATGTGCTGCAGCAAAACCAGCAGGACCTTGTTATTGATGGGAGTGGACTGGACTTTGTCGACAGCTCCGGTCTGGGTTGTTTTGTGAGCATCTATAAACAGGCACAAAACCTGGGTCGTTCTTTTACCCTGGTTGGATTACCGGCGCCAATTTTGGAAGTTATCACTATAACTAAACTTGATCGGATATTGGCAATCTATCCCGGATCACTGGAAGCATTTCTTGCTGAACCGAATTCTTTTCCCGGTTGAGTTCACATCCTGACGGATTGTGCTTATGCCAGGTTCTTCCCCCATTTATCTGCTTATTACCACTGATGATCATCTGCCAGGCCTTCTGCAGGCCTGTTTGCCTGAGTCGGTGCAATTGGCCGTTCTGGCGCCTGATCAGCTGTCCCGACGCAAGTTTTCAGCGGGAACGGTAGTATTCGTTGATTGCCTGCCGCCTACTAAAGAATTTTTCTGGCCTTCATTGCTGCGGGATTTGCCTGTTTCCCTGATTATGATTTGTGCTCAGGGAGACATGGAACGGATTAAAATGGGGGTTTTGCATGGAGCCCGCAGTTATATCACCAGTCCTCTGTCTCCTCCTGATGTCCAACGGGTTCTCGATCAGTGTTGTAGCGAATTGGTGGCAGAGGCTGAAGACGAGCAATTGCCTGGGGATGAGCAGTTGGAAGCTTCAGGGTTCTACGGGATGTTAGGGGCTTCACCCGGGATGAAAGCTGTTTTTCGCCTGATCCAAAAAATCTCCCGCAGCAACAGCAATGTTTTAATCCAGGGAGAAAGTGGTACCGGCAAGGAACTGGTCGCCCGGGCAATTCATAATCTGAGTGCGCGAGCCAAACATCCTTTTATACCGGTTAATTGTGCCGCAATCCCCCGTGAATTGCTTGAGTCCGAATTGTTTGGTTATGTCAAGGGTGCTTTTACCGGGGCGATTTACGACCGCCCGGGTCGGGTGGAGATGGCTGAGGGGGGAGGGCTGTTCCTTGATGAAATCGGTGAAATGGATGCCTTGCTGCAGGTAAAAATACTTCGTTTGATTCAGGATCGTACGGTTGAACCGCTGGGATGGCGTCAGGCAGCAAAAAAAATTGATATCCGAATTATTTGTGCCACGAACCGGGATCTCGAATTGGCTGTCCGGGAAGGTGATTTTCGCGAGGACCTTTTTTTTCGCCTTAATGTGGTTCCCGTCCAGCTCCCGCCACTCCGTCAACGTCCGGAGGATATCCCCTGCCTGGTGGAATATTTTATTCATTGTCAGAACGAAGGACGTTCAGGCTCGCCGGTAACTGACATCAGTCCGGAAGCCATGCTGCTTTTGCAGGCTTATCCATGGCCTGGGAATGTCCGGGAACTGGAAAATATCATTGAGCGGATCATGGTGATGAAATCAGGCGGTTCCATATTGCCTGCCGATCTGCCGGAGAAGATTATCTCGATGGACAGTATGGTCGAAAACCAGGAAAAAGCTTCCCGGTTGCCGTCGACCACTATTCCCGTGGAAGGTTTGTCGCTGAAAACAGAGGTCAGTAAGCTGGAGAAAGAGTTGATCGTCCAGGCTTTACAACAGTCCCAGGGGGTCAAGGAGCGGGCCGCGCGGTTGTTGAAAATGAACCGGACCACATTGATTGAAAAAATTAAGCGTAACCGGATAAATGCGGATACTTTAGAATGATAAACTCAACTTTCTTAAGTTGCTCTAAGAACAGCTGGCTTGTGTGGCGCGCTAAAGCAATGTCCCCGGGCGTCCGCCGCGAATTACCAATGGGGGACAGTTTTAAAAACTGTCCCCACCCAGGCGGCCAATACCGCTATGAGTTAATACTCGACTTTGTCTATAGATTGGCAAATTTTTCTTATTTCTCACAGAGACACTGAGCCACAGAGGGTAAATAACTGGGGTTCTCCGTGACTTTGTGTCTCCGTGAGAGTATTATTGCTTTGTTGAAAACGTGCCCGAATATTTACATGAGCCAAGCCCGAACATCTAGTAATGGTTCCCTTAACCTTTTTCCTCTATGGAGGAGTTGATCCTGATTAATCTACATCAAAGTGGCAAGTTTCGATGTAAAGTTGTCCTGATTCTGCTCCTGATTTGCAGCGGGATACTTTTCCCCGGTGACAGTTGTGCCGCCGCGAAAAAGATATTGGAGTCGGTCAAGATTGGCAGCTTTAAGGAAAAGAGCCGGGTGGTTTTGCAGTTGAGCGGTGCCGGCTTTTATGAGGTTGATAACCAGCCGGATGATGCCATTCTCTCTGTTAAGTTATTTGATTTCAGCCGTGGTCAGGTTCCTCCCCGGCAATTGGTTGATGAACGTTTAATTAAAGGGATTCGCATTAGTCAGAAAGAACAGTTTCTCCAGGTACAGCTTTCGCTGACCACCAGCCAATATCATTACCGGGCCCATCTATTCAAATCCCCTCCCCTGCTGGTTATTGATCTTAAAGGCAGTCCACCGGCTGCCGAAGAAAAATCCGCGCCGGCCGATAAACAACAAAGTTCTGATGAACAGGGTGAACCCAGGGAACCGCCTGAGCCGGAAGTGGTGGAAAATATCGAGAAAAAGCCGCTGGATGAGGTTGATAAGTCTGCAGTCAAAGTGGAAAAGGTTGAAGAAAAGCCGCTGGATGTGGATGAACCCGTGTCGGAAGCCAAAAAGGAAACGGCCGGTGTAGAGTCGAAGGAGCCTGAAAAAACCGGCATGGTTCCACCTGCAGCAAAAAAATCGCCTGAGTCTGAAGTCCCAGTGCCGGAGAAGTCGGTTGCCGCAAAATCCGAATCTTCATCACCGGCAGAAAATGAAGTGTTAACGGATAAGCCGATTGCAGAGAAGCTGGAACCCGGGCTTCCAGGGGAAAAATCAGTTTCCACTTCCGCTGCTGACATTGAAGTTGATCCAGGTCGTGAGCTGTATGATCAGGGATTGCAGCATTATCTTAAAGGTGAATTAGAAAAAGCTATGGAAACCTTTAGCCGCCTGGTAACCCTGTTTCCTGATTCCGCCCTGGTTCCCAAAGCACTTTTTCGTTATAATGATGCCCTGGCACGGCAGGAAAACAGTGGAAACAGCCGTAATTTACATCATCTTATTGATAACTATTTGCAGGTGGTGAGAAAGTATTCCCGGGATAGTGATGCCCCCTGGGCTTTGTTGCAGGTTGGTCGTGCATACGAGAGTATGGATTTTGATTATGAGGCGGAAGGGGTCTATCAAGCGTTGGTTCACCAGTATCCACAAAGCCGGTTTGCCGCGGCTGCCTGGTATGAAACCGCCCGGATAAATTATGCCCTCAAACGTTACCGGAAAGCTTTGCATGCCTATCAGCAATTGGTGGCAGAGTATCCGGAACGGGGATTCAGTATCGAAGCTGAATTTTATCAGGCCCACTGTCTTTACCATCTGGGGGATTTTACCAGGGCCCTGTCCAGGTATCAATCCGCGTTGAAAAGGACGCCGGAGTATTTACAGGACGATCCCCGGACCATCTATCTTTTGGGCAGCTGCTACCTGTCATTGAAAAAATATCAGCAGGCTCGTGACTATCTGTTGATGATGCGCAACCTTTTTCCTGAAAATGAGTTTACCAATATGGCTTTGGCAAAAGTGGGAGATTCCCTTTTGACCCAGGGGAAATTTGCTGAAGGGGTTGCCTTCCTGGCTACGGTTATCAAAGAGTATCCTGAAACCGACGGCGAGATTATTGCCCGTTTAGCCATGGCTCGGCTGGGGGTCGAAAACCCCGGGTTTGCCAAACGTCCTGAATTGAGAACTTATGCCGAATTTCTGGATCCTCAGCTTGCTTACCGTTTGATTGCTGACAACTATCCGGATAATCCTTTGAGTAATGTAGCCCGGTTGCGCCTGGGGCGCCTGCTGTATAAACGCCATGATTATGCCGGTGCCCGGCAGTTTTTTGATCAATTGATTTTACCCCGGGTAGATCACGATATTCGTTCAGTGGCCCTTGCTGAGATGCGGAAAGTGGTTTATGATGAACTGAGAGAAGACTATCAACAAAAAAAATACGCGGCGATGGTGGCCCTGCAAAAACGGTATGGCAATAATTTTTTGCCCCGGCCAACGGGAATGTATCCCTTTTTCTGGCTGGCTGAAGCTATGCGTCACCAGGGTTTGTATGCCGGGGCATTGAAGCTGTATGGTTCATTGCAGGGTTTTAAACCGTCCCAAGAGGAATTTTTAGCCATTACCTGGGGGATGGCCAGCTGTCATCTTTTTCTGGGAGAGGTGAAGGATGCGGCCGGATTATTACAGCCACTGGCAGTGAAAGACCTGGAAAATTCCTGGTGGATAAAAATGATGTTGTTAAAGACTGAAATCATGATCAGGGAAGGTGAAAATCCGGCGGCGTTGAAACTGTTGGTTGATATCCGTTCCCGTTTGCCGGCCGGACAAATCCCGGAACGGGTTTCCCTGATGACCATGATGGCTGAGGCATATAGTAATGAGGGCGAAATTGATGCTGCTATAGCAACATATCGAGAGGCGGTATCCCTGGCCAATGCCCAGCCGCAGATAATTGATCTGGTACACCGGGTTACCCTGACCTCCGCACTTGCCAGAATATTGTTCATCAAAGGGGATTATCAGGCTTCCCTGTCAAGATTCCGCCAGGCCTCACTGATGATGAACCGCCATGAAAATTTAGCTGAATTATTGTACTGGCAGTCCCTCTGCTATGCCCGTCTGGGGCAGAATAAAGAACTGGATAAAATAATCAATACCTTGAAATCTCATTATGAAAACAGTGACTGGACATCTCTGGCTATCTCTAATCTCAAGGATTATCAATGGAAAAAGGGGAATCGCAATTTACAGTAGTAATCTGGGATGTTGATGCCGATTTCTGGAAGCCGTTGATTATCGGCCTGGAAAATTCCGGCATTCGGGTATTATGTCAGCCTTTGCCGGCAGACTACCTGGAAACTCTCAGAAATATGCTGCCGGTTTCTCTGATTGTCGGTGAGCTTGATCTCCAGGATGTAAACGGGGAAAATGTTATTTCAGTTTTGCATCAGCAGCTTCCCGAGATTAAACTTTTGCCGGTGGTGGCTTCTCCCTCGGTAGAAGGGGCAATTGGTGCTATTCGCCTGGGAACCATTGATTATCTGCTGAAGGCAAATATGACCATTGATGCTCTCCTGGCATTGATTAAAAGAGTGCTGTCGGAGCGACAGGTTCCAGCCCTGCAATCAACCCTGAAGCATCATCCGCAGGATCTAATATATTGTGATCCATCCATGGAACGATTGCTGCAACTGGCCGGGAAAGCTGCGGTCAGTGATGCAACGGTACTTATTCAGGGTGAGAGTGGTACCGGGAAGGAGGTCCTCGCCCGTTTTGTTCATCGGCAAAGTCACCGATCGGCAAAGCCTTTTGTTGCCATTAATTGTGCCGCTCTGCCGCCAAACCTGTTGGAAAGTGAGCTTTTTGGTCATGAAAAAGGCGCTTTTACCGGGGCGATAGTGAGAAAAATCGGTAAATTTGAGCTGGCTCATGGCGGTACCATCCTGCTTGATGAAATATCTGAAATTGATCTGGGATTACAGAGTAAATTGCTGCGGGTTATCCAGGAAGGCGAGGTTGACCGGGTTGGTGGACGACATCCGGTTTCCATTGATGTTCGCATTATTGCCACCACGAATCGAATACTGAAAAATGAAGTTGAGGCCGGGAATTTTCGCCAGGACCTTTTTTACCGGCTTAATGTGATCCCTTTGACCATTAAACCATTAAGGGAACGATTGATGGATATTGATCTTCTGGTTGAACGTTTTATTGATCGTTACCGACGGAAAAACAACCGGAAAATCAGGGGGATTTCAGCTGCCACCCGCCAGGCATTATTTCGCCATTCCTTTCCGGGGAATGTTCGGGAACTGGAAAATATGATTGAACGCGGTGTAGTTCTGGCGGAAGGATCGCTGTTGGAGCCGGGCGATCTTTTTCTGGATGAGGATGAATTGCTTGCAGTTGCCAATCGTGGTGATGCAGCTGCTGTCGTGGGGGATACAGCTGACCTGATTTCTGGAGCATCCCTGCCCCTACCGGTGGGAACCAGTCTGGACTCCCTGGAGCGGTTCATGATTTTTAAAACCTTGAAAGAGGTTGATAATAATCGTACCCATGCCGCCCGGGTCCTGGGGATCAGCATCAGGACTTTGCGGAATAAATTGCGTGAATACCGGGAGAAATATGACCAGACTCCCGAATCAAATAATCAGAATGCTGTCAGCAAGCCATCCTGATTTTCCAGATGACTTCCTTGTTATAACTGTCCTTATGTGGGGACGTCCCCCCACCTGTGACATCCCCTCTTGTGCTGTGCTTGAGATCTCTTGAGTTGCTGGCATATGATTTGCTTGTTGTTCATCCCTAGGTAAAAAATAGCCACCTTAAAGATAGTATGATTTCAATAAATCATGTTTTTTCAACATGTTGTGCCGGTTGGATAAACTTTATTGCCGGCGAGAGGTGTCAACCAAATGACAGTAAACCGATTGTTTGACAATACCACCAACCTGCTGGCTAAAGTCATGGCTTTACGGGCCCGTAAAGCGGAAGTTATTTCAAGCAATATTGCCAATATCGATACTCCCGGATATAAAGCCCGGCAAGTTACCTTTATGGATCAACTGCAGGATGCACTTGTTGAGTCTGACCGTCTGCCTTTGGTGAAAACTCATAAGGTGCATTTGCCGGTATCACGGACTATAACCGAAATTGAATCATCGATTCAAGCGCAGGAAAGTTCACTTGCTGGTTTTGACCGGAATACCGTTGATCTAGATCATGAAATGGCAGCCTTGGCGGAAAATAGCCTGAATTATAATGCTGCCGTCCAGATGTTGCATAAAAAACTGAATATTTTGAAAAATGCCATTGTCGAGGGGGGTAAATAGTGGGTTTTCAAACTAGTTTACGAATCAGTGCCGCCGGCATGTCGGCTCAGCGTCATCGTTTGAATGTTATTGCCAGTAATCTGGCTAATCTGCAGACGACCAGAACTCCTGAAGGGGGACCCTATCAGCGGAAAGATGTTGTTTTTCAGGCGAAACCAATGGTTGACAGCCGGAATGAATCATTGATGGAATCTGGTCAGCAAAAGACCTTGTCGGTGGAAATGGTGAAAGTCATTGCTGATAGTCGGCCGCCGATCATGAAATATCAACCGGAACATCCGGACGCTGATCCTCAGGGTTATGTCGCCTATCCCAATGTCAATGCCATTGAAGAGATGGTAAATATGCTGTCAGCAACCAGGAGTTATGAAGCTAATCTGACAATGATGAAAACCACCAAAGATATGGTTAACAAAACCATCGAAATTCTGAAAGTGTAGTAATTAAGCCATGAAAAATGAAGCGATGCAGACTCATTTACTGACTATGCGGCAACTTGCCGGCCAGGCTGCCAATCCTGTTACTCGTTCAGAGGAATCAGATTCCGGGCAAGGTGGTTTTGGCCAGATTTTCCGTAGTTCACTGGAAAAAATAAATGGGCTGCAGCAAAAGGCAGATGAACAGGTAACCGCAGTCCAGAGTGGCCGCTCGGCGGATATGATTGATGCCATTGTGGCGCTTGAAGAAGCAGACATGTCCTTCCAGCTGTTGCTGCAGGTGCGGAATAAAGCTGTCAAGGCGTATGAAGAGATTATGAGGATGCAGTTGTAGGNNNNNNNNNNNNNNNNNNNNNNNNNNNNNNNNNNNNNNNNNNNNNNNNNNNNNNNNNNNNNNNNNNNNNNNNNNNNNNNNNNNNNNNNNNNNNNNNNNNNGCGGCGGACAATCGGGGACATTGCTTTAGCGCGCCCAACAGAATAATTAATAGTTTTGACCGGGGAGAGCACTGTCATGTTTGACTGGATGAAGCAAATACTGAATCGGCTGAAAGGCCAGACAGCTCCGATGAGAATTGCTCTGGTTGGAGGGGTGGTGGTGCTTCTAGTTGGTCTGGCTGTGGCCGTAGCCGTTACCATTAGTACTTCCTTTAAACCGTTGTACTACAATCTGGATCCCGATGCCGCTGCCGAAGTTGTTCAGTTTCTTAAAAAAGAGCGAATCGAATATCGACTTGTTGATCAGGGTCGGGTAATCAAGGTTGCCCGTAAAGACGTCTATGAAACCAGGCTGAAACTGGTGGGAAGTAATCTGCCGCGTGGTGGGGTTGGTTTTGAAATTTTTGATAAAAGTAATCTCGGGATTACCGAATTTGTTCAGAATATCAATTACCAGCGGGCTCTACAGGGTGAACTGGCCAGAACCATCAGGGAAATTCGCCAGGTGAAATCGGCCAGGGTGCATTTAGTTATCCCGAAAAAATCGTTATTTATTGAAGAGCAGAAAGAGGCGACGGCCTC
Coding sequences within:
- a CDS encoding DUF4911 domain-containing protein: PRKIGMLRFLLEGYDGLTTLTTLNASQGLVCCLVPNGQYVTLYRLLESFNTEGRIYSFIRLGCCSDLQFLTKASKFCAGDKLIPLSSG
- a CDS encoding STAS domain-containing protein, with amino-acid sequence MEIISKSFDQFAALILEGVLDAGQVSVVLLAAEDVLQQNQQDLVIDGSGLDFVDSSGLGCFVSIYKQAQNLGRSFTLVGLPAPILEVITITKLDRILAIYPGSLEAFLAEPNSFPG
- a CDS encoding sigma-54 dependent transcriptional regulator, coding for MPGSSPIYLLITTDDHLPGLLQACLPESVQLAVLAPDQLSRRKFSAGTVVFVDCLPPTKEFFWPSLLRDLPVSLIMICAQGDMERIKMGVLHGARSYITSPLSPPDVQRVLDQCCSELVAEAEDEQLPGDEQLEASGFYGMLGASPGMKAVFRLIQKISRSNSNVLIQGESGTGKELVARAIHNLSARAKHPFIPVNCAAIPRELLESELFGYVKGAFTGAIYDRPGRVEMAEGGGLFLDEIGEMDALLQVKILRLIQDRTVEPLGWRQAAKKIDIRIICATNRDLELAVREGDFREDLFFRLNVVPVQLPPLRQRPEDIPCLVEYFIHCQNEGRSGSPVTDISPEAMLLLQAYPWPGNVRELENIIERIMVMKSGGSILPADLPEKIISMDSMVENQEKASRLPSTTIPVEGLSLKTEVSKLEKELIVQALQQSQGVKERAARLLKMNRTTLIEKIKRNRINADTLE
- a CDS encoding tetratricopeptide repeat protein, which translates into the protein MILINLHQSGKFRCKVVLILLLICSGILFPGDSCAAAKKILESVKIGSFKEKSRVVLQLSGAGFYEVDNQPDDAILSVKLFDFSRGQVPPRQLVDERLIKGIRISQKEQFLQVQLSLTTSQYHYRAHLFKSPPLLVIDLKGSPPAAEEKSAPADKQQSSDEQGEPREPPEPEVVENIEKKPLDEVDKSAVKVEKVEEKPLDVDEPVSEAKKETAGVESKEPEKTGMVPPAAKKSPESEVPVPEKSVAAKSESSSPAENEVLTDKPIAEKLEPGLPGEKSVSTSAADIEVDPGRELYDQGLQHYLKGELEKAMETFSRLVTLFPDSALVPKALFRYNDALARQENSGNSRNLHHLIDNYLQVVRKYSRDSDAPWALLQVGRAYESMDFDYEAEGVYQALVHQYPQSRFAAAAWYETARINYALKRYRKALHAYQQLVAEYPERGFSIEAEFYQAHCLYHLGDFTRALSRYQSALKRTPEYLQDDPRTIYLLGSCYLSLKKYQQARDYLLMMRNLFPENEFTNMALAKVGDSLLTQGKFAEGVAFLATVIKEYPETDGEIIARLAMARLGVENPGFAKRPELRTYAEFLDPQLAYRLIADNYPDNPLSNVARLRLGRLLYKRHDYAGARQFFDQLILPRVDHDIRSVALAEMRKVVYDELREDYQQKKYAAMVALQKRYGNNFLPRPTGMYPFFWLAEAMRHQGLYAGALKLYGSLQGFKPSQEEFLAITWGMASCHLFLGEVKDAAGLLQPLAVKDLENSWWIKMMLLKTEIMIREGENPAALKLLVDIRSRLPAGQIPERVSLMTMMAEAYSNEGEIDAAIATYREAVSLANAQPQIIDLVHRVTLTSALARILFIKGDYQASLSRFRQASLMMNRHENLAELLYWQSLCYARLGQNKELDKIINTLKSHYENSDWTSLAISNLKDYQWKKGNRNLQ
- a CDS encoding sigma-54 dependent transcriptional regulator is translated as MEKGESQFTVVIWDVDADFWKPLIIGLENSGIRVLCQPLPADYLETLRNMLPVSLIVGELDLQDVNGENVISVLHQQLPEIKLLPVVASPSVEGAIGAIRLGTIDYLLKANMTIDALLALIKRVLSERQVPALQSTLKHHPQDLIYCDPSMERLLQLAGKAAVSDATVLIQGESGTGKEVLARFVHRQSHRSAKPFVAINCAALPPNLLESELFGHEKGAFTGAIVRKIGKFELAHGGTILLDEISEIDLGLQSKLLRVIQEGEVDRVGGRHPVSIDVRIIATTNRILKNEVEAGNFRQDLFYRLNVIPLTIKPLRERLMDIDLLVERFIDRYRRKNNRKIRGISAATRQALFRHSFPGNVRELENMIERGVVLAEGSLLEPGDLFLDEDELLAVANRGDAAAVVGDTADLISGASLPLPVGTSLDSLERFMIFKTLKEVDNNRTHAARVLGISIRTLRNKLREYREKYDQTPESNNQNAVSKPS
- the flgB gene encoding flagellar basal body rod protein FlgB, translating into MTVNRLFDNTTNLLAKVMALRARKAEVISSNIANIDTPGYKARQVTFMDQLQDALVESDRLPLVKTHKVHLPVSRTITEIESSIQAQESSLAGFDRNTVDLDHEMAALAENSLNYNAAVQMLHKKLNILKNAIVEGGK
- the flgC gene encoding flagellar basal body rod protein FlgC, yielding MGFQTSLRISAAGMSAQRHRLNVIASNLANLQTTRTPEGGPYQRKDVVFQAKPMVDSRNESLMESGQQKTLSVEMVKVIADSRPPIMKYQPEHPDADPQGYVAYPNVNAIEEMVNMLSATRSYEANLTMMKTTKDMVNKTIEILKV
- the fliE gene encoding flagellar hook-basal body complex protein FliE; amino-acid sequence: MKNEAMQTHLLTMRQLAGQAANPVTRSEESDSGQGGFGQIFRSSLEKINGLQQKADEQVTAVQSGRSADMIDAIVALEEADMSFQLLLQVRNKAVKAYEEIMRMQL